A portion of the Meleagris gallopavo isolate NT-WF06-2002-E0010 breed Aviagen turkey brand Nicholas breeding stock chromosome 16, Turkey_5.1, whole genome shotgun sequence genome contains these proteins:
- the PIGQ gene encoding phosphatidylinositol N-acetylglucosaminyltransferase subunit Q isoform X1, which translates to MVLKVFFPSCCSSAESGILIGRWIPEQSSAVILAVVHFPFIPLQVKQYLREVQQVTKVSISVLGSWNNSKQEKEESLSEFLEDLGTIFSHEPWIQISKEGDSKFWNCSTLQKQSDTHREEEIILVYYDQRKVMLSHLHPPLDTADLGAEDASKLSAIFNTVASSKVLFMTDRYDDGPIKMTHWQSDGVEASIIVELMKQASVPACMLLTFLLSLVSGVCNSRVLKFWPLSFLWSKLSTCEQLGHRLQHLQVISSSKKAQNQTQLMRKANIFVSLLIDVALGILLMSWLYRKNQIGHLADTLIPVADHVAEELQDLLQWLMGAPAGLKMNRALDQVLGRFFLYHIHLWISYIHLMSPFIEMILWYVGLSACLGLTVALCILSDIIALLTFHIYCFYVYGARLYCLKIYGLSSLWRLFRGKKWNVLRQRVDSCSYDLDQLFIGTLLFTILLFLLPTTALYYLVFTLLRLLVVIVQGLIHLLVDLIDSLPLYSVILRFCRSYRLADSEIFLRVLCMASDYFEHHQDTSTNVNG; encoded by the exons ATGGTCCTTAAGGTCTTCTTTCCTTCGTGCTGCTCCTCAGCAGAAAGCGGCATTTTGATCGGCCGCTGGATCCCAGAACAAAGCTCTGCTGTTATCCTCGCCGTGGTCCATTTCCCTTTTATTCCTCTTCAGGTGAAGCAATATCTCAGGGAAGTCCAGCAGGTGACTAAGGTCAGCATTTCTGTGCTCGGCTCATGGAACAACAgcaaacaggagaaagaagagagtcTGAGTGAGTTCTTGGAAGACCTTGGGACGATATTTTCTCATGAGCCGTGGATTCAGATAAGCAAAGAGGGAGACAGCAAATTCTGGAACTGTTCTACCCTTCAGAAACAGTCTGACACccacagagaagaagaaatcatCTTAGTGTATTATGACCAGCGTAAAGTCATGCTGTCCCATCTGCACCCCCCGTTGGACACAGCTGACCTCGGGGCAGAGGATGCCTCCAAGCTCTCTGCCATCTTTAACACAGTTGCAAGCAGCAAGGTGCTCTTCATGACAGACAGATACGATGATGGGCCCATTAAGATGACCCACTGGCAGTCGGATGGCGTTGAAGCAAGTATCATTGTGGAGCTGATGAAGCAGGCCTCGGTGCctgcctgcatgctgctgaCGTTCCTGCTTTCACTTGTCTCTGGGGTCTGCAACAGCAG GGTTCTGAAGTTTTGGCCTTTGTCTTTCTTGTGGAGCAAACTCTCAACCTGTGAGCAGCTGGGCCATCgcctgcagcacctccaggtcatcagcagcagcaagaaggCTCAAAACCAGACCCAGCTAATGAG GAAAGCCAACATCTTTGTCTCTCTGCTGATTGATGTGGCTCTGGGGATACTGCTAATGTCCTGGCTGTACAGAAAGAACCAGATCGGTCACCTTGCTGACACTCTCATCCCTGTGGCTGAT CATGTagctgaagagctgcaggaccTTCTCCAGTGGCTGATGGGAGCACCAGCTGGACTGAAAATGAACCGAGCTTTGGATCAGGTGCTGGGTCGGTTCTTCCTTTACCACATCCATCTCTGGATTA GCTACATTCACCTGATGTCCCCATTCATCGAGATGATCCTCTGGTATGTTGGTCTGTCAGCTTGTCTGGGTCTGACCGTGGCTCTCTGCATCCTCTCTGACATCATTGCACTTCTGACCTTCCACATCTACTGCTTCTATGTCTATGGAGCGAG ACTCTACTGCCTGAAGATCTATGGCCTGTCGTCTCTCTGGCGCTTGTTCCGTGGGAAGAAGTGGAACGTCCTCCGGCAGCGGGTGGATTCCTGCTCCTATGACTTGGACCAG ttATTTATTGGCACATTGCTATTTACCATCCTGCTGTTCCTTCTGCCTACAACTGCACTGTACTATTTGGTGTTTACCCTG CTCCGTTTGCTGGTGGTGATTGTGCAAGGCCTGATCCACTTGCTGGTTGACCTGATTGACTCCCTGCCTCTTTACTCAGTCATCCTTCGGTTCTGTAGATCCTACAGACTGGCAG ATTCAGAAATCTTCTTGCGTGTGTTATGTATGGCATCTGATTATTTTGAGCACCATCAAGATACTTCTACCAACGTGAATGGATAG
- the PIGQ gene encoding phosphatidylinositol N-acetylglucosaminyltransferase subunit Q isoform X2 has product MVLKVFFPSCCSSAESGILIGRWIPEQSSAVILAVVHFPFIPLQVKQYLREVQQVTKVSISVLGSWNNSKQEKEESLSEFLEDLGTIFSHEPWIQISKEGDSKFWNCSTLQKQSDTHREEEIILVYYDQRKVMLSHLHPPLDTADLGAEDASKLSAIFNTVASSKVLFMTDRYDDGPIKMTHWQSDGVEASIIVELMKQASVPACMLLTFLLSLVSGVCNSRVLKFWPLSFLWSKLSTCEQLGHRLQHLQVISSSKKAQNQTQLMRKANIFVSLLIDVALGILLMSWLYRKNQIGHLADTLIPVADHVAEELQDLLQWLMGAPAGLKMNRALDQVLGRFFLYHIHLWISYIHLMSPFIEMILWYVGLSACLGLTVALCILSDIIALLTFHIYCFYVYGARLYCLKIYGLSSLWRLFRGKKWNVLRQRVDSCSYDLDQML; this is encoded by the exons ATGGTCCTTAAGGTCTTCTTTCCTTCGTGCTGCTCCTCAGCAGAAAGCGGCATTTTGATCGGCCGCTGGATCCCAGAACAAAGCTCTGCTGTTATCCTCGCCGTGGTCCATTTCCCTTTTATTCCTCTTCAGGTGAAGCAATATCTCAGGGAAGTCCAGCAGGTGACTAAGGTCAGCATTTCTGTGCTCGGCTCATGGAACAACAgcaaacaggagaaagaagagagtcTGAGTGAGTTCTTGGAAGACCTTGGGACGATATTTTCTCATGAGCCGTGGATTCAGATAAGCAAAGAGGGAGACAGCAAATTCTGGAACTGTTCTACCCTTCAGAAACAGTCTGACACccacagagaagaagaaatcatCTTAGTGTATTATGACCAGCGTAAAGTCATGCTGTCCCATCTGCACCCCCCGTTGGACACAGCTGACCTCGGGGCAGAGGATGCCTCCAAGCTCTCTGCCATCTTTAACACAGTTGCAAGCAGCAAGGTGCTCTTCATGACAGACAGATACGATGATGGGCCCATTAAGATGACCCACTGGCAGTCGGATGGCGTTGAAGCAAGTATCATTGTGGAGCTGATGAAGCAGGCCTCGGTGCctgcctgcatgctgctgaCGTTCCTGCTTTCACTTGTCTCTGGGGTCTGCAACAGCAG GGTTCTGAAGTTTTGGCCTTTGTCTTTCTTGTGGAGCAAACTCTCAACCTGTGAGCAGCTGGGCCATCgcctgcagcacctccaggtcatcagcagcagcaagaaggCTCAAAACCAGACCCAGCTAATGAG GAAAGCCAACATCTTTGTCTCTCTGCTGATTGATGTGGCTCTGGGGATACTGCTAATGTCCTGGCTGTACAGAAAGAACCAGATCGGTCACCTTGCTGACACTCTCATCCCTGTGGCTGAT CATGTagctgaagagctgcaggaccTTCTCCAGTGGCTGATGGGAGCACCAGCTGGACTGAAAATGAACCGAGCTTTGGATCAGGTGCTGGGTCGGTTCTTCCTTTACCACATCCATCTCTGGATTA GCTACATTCACCTGATGTCCCCATTCATCGAGATGATCCTCTGGTATGTTGGTCTGTCAGCTTGTCTGGGTCTGACCGTGGCTCTCTGCATCCTCTCTGACATCATTGCACTTCTGACCTTCCACATCTACTGCTTCTATGTCTATGGAGCGAG ACTCTACTGCCTGAAGATCTATGGCCTGTCGTCTCTCTGGCGCTTGTTCCGTGGGAAGAAGTGGAACGTCCTCCGGCAGCGGGTGGATTCCTGCTCCTATGACTTGGACCAG atGCTGTAA